A single Pedobacter sp. PACM 27299 DNA region contains:
- a CDS encoding carboxy terminal-processing peptidase: protein MLKRTLLVIFTAAVLACQASPKPQQLVKGVSNIVPDERQALVVREVVGLIENYNYKKIKLNDSISSLILDKYIKDLDPYRYYFLASDIKDFEQFRYALDDDFRNGDLSAPFYIFNVYLKRYNEWLNYTLTQVKGKYDFDENDTYVFDREKMPWESTQAGLQDIWKKKVKYDLVNLKIAGTPPAKNIETLTKRYENLKSQTNKVNNQDVFQLIMDAFTETIDPHTNYFNPANAQQFNEDMARSFEGIGARLKLENDILKIDEVIPGGPAFKSKLLSAGDRIVGVAQGNGEFEDIIGWRIDNSVSKIKGPKGTKVRLKIIPAGRELSSKPVIIELMRERIVMEDQSAKKTVKTIQSDGKPYKIGIIRVPAFYADFKAANAGDPNYKSTTRDVRLLIDTLKNKDKVDAIVMDLRANGGGSLVEAIDLTGLFIDKGPVVQVRNTKNEIEVNEDTNPGVAWDGPLGVMVDRLSASASEIFAGAIQDYGRGVIMGTQTYGKGTVQSSIDLNRLVNPSLLQRIAALVNKDAKVTATTTKDGSPIQLGQINLTMAKFYRVNGSSTQHKGVMPDIQFPSLYPMNKIGEDTEPSALPWDEVPKSNFKAVADLSPLKPELVKRHEERMAKSLDYKTLEQDIADMKKRDGEISITLNEVKLKAERDSLEAKSLDRINKLRASKGLPPVKKGDKVKKEENVDFIEDESLQIMADMIKLTDPKKSELVNRGTGIN from the coding sequence ATGTTAAAAAGAACATTACTGGTCATCTTTACTGCTGCTGTATTGGCATGCCAAGCTTCCCCTAAACCACAACAATTAGTGAAGGGCGTAAGTAATATCGTGCCCGACGAACGCCAGGCATTGGTAGTTAGAGAGGTTGTGGGCCTGATAGAGAATTATAATTACAAAAAAATAAAGCTGAATGATTCTATTTCTTCTTTGATTCTTGATAAATATATCAAGGACCTGGATCCATATAGATATTATTTCCTGGCATCCGACATTAAGGATTTTGAGCAATTCAGGTATGCTTTAGATGATGATTTCAGAAACGGTGACCTAAGTGCACCTTTTTACATCTTTAACGTTTATTTGAAAAGATACAATGAGTGGCTGAACTATACGCTAACTCAGGTAAAAGGTAAATATGACTTCGATGAGAATGATACTTATGTGTTTGACCGCGAAAAGATGCCTTGGGAATCTACACAAGCAGGTTTACAGGACATCTGGAAGAAAAAGGTGAAATACGACCTGGTGAACTTGAAAATTGCAGGTACACCGCCAGCGAAAAACATAGAAACCCTGACTAAAAGATATGAAAACCTAAAGTCTCAGACCAATAAGGTGAACAATCAGGATGTGTTTCAACTGATCATGGATGCTTTCACAGAAACTATCGATCCGCACACGAATTATTTTAATCCGGCAAATGCACAGCAGTTCAATGAGGATATGGCCCGCTCTTTCGAGGGCATCGGTGCGAGACTGAAATTGGAAAATGATATCCTTAAAATTGATGAAGTAATCCCTGGAGGTCCTGCTTTCAAAAGTAAATTGCTAAGTGCTGGCGATCGTATCGTTGGTGTAGCGCAAGGTAATGGAGAGTTTGAAGACATCATTGGTTGGAGAATCGACAATTCAGTGTCTAAAATTAAAGGCCCTAAAGGCACTAAAGTAAGACTGAAAATCATTCCTGCCGGACGTGAGCTTTCCTCTAAACCTGTCATTATTGAATTAATGAGAGAGCGTATTGTGATGGAAGACCAGTCGGCTAAGAAAACAGTGAAAACAATCCAGTCGGATGGTAAACCTTATAAAATTGGAATCATTAGAGTTCCTGCTTTCTATGCAGACTTTAAAGCTGCCAATGCGGGTGATCCGAACTACAAAAGTACCACACGTGATGTGAGACTATTGATTGATACACTGAAAAATAAAGATAAAGTGGATGCGATTGTGATGGACTTACGTGCCAATGGTGGTGGTTCATTAGTAGAAGCGATCGACTTAACCGGTCTGTTTATTGATAAAGGCCCGGTAGTACAAGTGAGAAACACAAAAAATGAAATTGAAGTAAATGAAGATACCAATCCTGGTGTAGCCTGGGATGGCCCACTAGGAGTAATGGTAGATCGTTTGAGTGCATCTGCTTCGGAAATTTTTGCTGGTGCAATCCAGGATTATGGAAGAGGAGTGATCATGGGTACGCAAACTTATGGTAAAGGAACTGTGCAGTCTTCGATCGACTTAAACAGGCTGGTAAATCCTTCTTTACTGCAAAGAATCGCAGCATTGGTAAATAAAGATGCTAAAGTGACCGCGACCACCACTAAAGATGGTTCTCCAATTCAATTGGGACAAATCAACTTAACTATGGCTAAGTTTTACCGTGTGAATGGCAGCAGTACGCAGCATAAAGGTGTAATGCCGGATATTCAGTTCCCTTCTCTTTACCCAATGAATAAAATTGGAGAAGATACCGAGCCATCAGCTTTGCCTTGGGATGAAGTGCCTAAATCTAACTTTAAAGCCGTAGCTGACCTGAGTCCATTGAAACCGGAACTGGTTAAACGTCATGAAGAAAGAATGGCGAAATCACTGGATTATAAAACGCTGGAGCAAGATATTGCAGACATGAAAAAACGTGACGGGGAAATTTCTATCACTTTAAATGAAGTCAAACTTAAAGCAGAACGTGATAGTCTCGAAGCTAAATCTCTGGATAGAATCAACAAATTAAGAGCTTCAAAAGGCCTGCCTCCGGTTAAAAAAGGAGATAAGGTGAAGAAAGAAGAAAACGTTGACTTTATCGAAGATGAAAGTTTACAGATCATGGCCGATATGATTAAGCTGACTGATCCTAAGAAATCAGAGCTGGTAAACAGAGGTACTGGTATTAACTAA
- a CDS encoding tetratricopeptide repeat protein: MNKLCLVILFLFFSGKAMTQTNTFIPQEPPVTSGAINIVTSSMEEADGNTYFAEAMKNERRGDLNDALNLYAKAAFEFNSSKLFVRYGEALMKLGNVHLLMNHYTEAEQVILNVALKNYSRIGSKAGQMESYYQLGRIYFAANKLTQALWFYTQQGIIAKQLNNNSAYVESVIGIAQVKIKKKEYNLALKDLNRAELLLKTVNNAQLKTRIKETRALIPSKLVAKK; encoded by the coding sequence ATGAACAAACTTTGTTTAGTCATTCTTTTCCTATTCTTTTCAGGAAAGGCAATGACACAAACCAATACTTTTATTCCTCAAGAACCACCAGTTACGAGCGGAGCCATTAATATTGTCACCTCCAGTATGGAAGAGGCAGATGGCAATACCTATTTTGCGGAGGCGATGAAGAATGAAAGAAGAGGTGACCTGAATGATGCCCTGAATTTATACGCTAAAGCAGCATTCGAGTTCAATTCCTCCAAATTGTTTGTTCGCTACGGAGAAGCATTGATGAAACTTGGTAATGTTCATTTGCTGATGAACCATTACACGGAAGCAGAGCAGGTGATCCTGAATGTGGCGTTAAAAAATTATTCCAGAATTGGCAGTAAAGCCGGTCAGATGGAATCTTATTATCAACTGGGCAGGATTTATTTTGCAGCCAATAAATTGACACAAGCACTCTGGTTTTATACCCAGCAGGGGATCATCGCCAAACAGCTCAATAACAATAGCGCTTATGTCGAGTCGGTGATCGGGATCGCTCAGGTGAAAATAAAGAAAAAAGAATATAACCTTGCCTTAAAGGATCTGAATAGGGCAGAACTGCTGTTAAAAACGGTAAATAATGCGCAACTAAAAACCCGTATTAAGGAAACCAGAGCGCTAATCCCCTCAAAATTAGTCGCTAAGAAGTAA
- a CDS encoding isoaspartyl peptidase/L-asparaginase: MKIIIHGGFFSESGTNQETKIAKQEALSAIVSQSYAYLNTHTALETVVYAVSLLEDNPLFNAGLGSQIQSDGQLRLSASLMDGKSLKFSGVINIQNIKNPIQVSEKLLAYDDRVLSGEGALNFATEQGFGFFNPIIPQRQQEYEQKLAQSSRLGTVGCVALDVDGNLAAATSTGGKGFEIPCRVSDSATVAGNFANDHAGISCTGVGEDIVSAALAAKIVTRVTDGFTLKHACDKSFEELKTVDGFAGVIGITASGEVYHTDSHAYMVWAAFDGSLQVFN; encoded by the coding sequence ATGAAAATTATTATTCATGGTGGCTTTTTCAGTGAGTCTGGAACCAATCAGGAAACGAAAATAGCAAAACAGGAAGCCCTTTCGGCAATCGTTAGCCAATCATACGCTTATTTAAACACACATACCGCATTAGAAACGGTGGTTTATGCAGTGAGCTTATTAGAGGACAACCCGCTTTTTAATGCCGGCCTGGGCTCACAGATTCAAAGCGACGGACAACTGCGGTTGAGTGCCTCTTTAATGGATGGCAAAAGCCTGAAATTCAGTGGGGTGATCAACATTCAAAATATTAAAAATCCAATACAGGTTTCTGAAAAGCTATTGGCTTACGACGATCGTGTATTGAGTGGGGAAGGCGCATTGAACTTTGCAACCGAGCAAGGATTTGGCTTTTTCAATCCAATCATTCCACAAAGACAGCAGGAATATGAGCAGAAACTCGCACAATCTTCCAGGTTAGGAACGGTTGGCTGTGTGGCTTTAGATGTCGATGGAAATCTGGCAGCAGCGACTTCCACAGGAGGAAAAGGATTTGAAATCCCTTGCCGCGTGAGTGATTCGGCTACCGTAGCAGGAAATTTTGCCAATGACCATGCAGGGATTTCTTGTACCGGCGTTGGAGAAGATATTGTCAGTGCAGCACTGGCCGCAAAAATCGTGACCCGTGTAACTGACGGCTTTACGTTAAAACATGCTTGTGATAAATCCTTTGAAGAATTGAAAACTGTTGATGGTTTTGCCGGAGTAATCGGCATTACTGCCTCTGGAGAAGTATACCATACCGACTCTCATGCCTATATGGTATGGGCGGCATTTGACGGTAGTTTACAGGTGTTTAACTAA
- a CDS encoding cyanophycinase: MTPKGKLIIIGGAINTGSFTETTFGLPQNMNFFERGILKKITTESIKGTASRFEIMTTASLIPERVGEEYIKAFAQLDVQDVGVLNITSREQANSEENCARIKAADVIVFTGGDQLRLSSIFGGTAIHQILLDKYQDEPVVIAGTSAGAAASSKNMIYQGSSKDALLKGEVKITGGLGFIDGVIVDTHFVQRGRIGRLLYATASSPGILGIGLGEDTGLFISGGNIMEAIGSGMVILVDGRNMTDTNLTDVEMGQPVSISNMTVHVMCDGDIYDLHEHKLTIHHPKVIPVD; this comes from the coding sequence ATGACTCCGAAGGGTAAGCTAATAATAATAGGGGGTGCAATCAACACGGGAAGTTTCACAGAGACAACTTTTGGATTGCCCCAGAATATGAATTTCTTTGAAAGAGGAATTCTGAAGAAAATCACGACGGAATCTATAAAAGGCACTGCATCTCGTTTTGAAATCATGACTACTGCCTCTTTAATTCCAGAGCGGGTAGGAGAAGAATACATCAAAGCTTTTGCACAATTGGATGTTCAGGATGTAGGTGTTTTAAACATCACTAGCAGAGAGCAAGCCAATTCAGAAGAGAACTGTGCGAGGATCAAAGCTGCTGATGTCATTGTTTTTACCGGTGGTGATCAATTGCGTTTGTCTTCTATTTTTGGCGGCACGGCCATCCATCAGATTTTGCTGGACAAGTATCAGGACGAGCCGGTAGTGATTGCCGGAACCTCTGCAGGTGCTGCGGCGAGCTCAAAAAACATGATTTATCAGGGCAGCAGTAAAGATGCCTTGCTGAAAGGCGAGGTTAAAATTACTGGCGGACTTGGTTTTATTGATGGGGTGATTGTAGATACTCATTTTGTGCAGAGAGGAAGGATTGGCAGGTTATTATATGCAACAGCAAGTAGCCCAGGCATCCTGGGAATTGGCTTAGGAGAAGATACAGGGCTGTTTATTTCCGGTGGAAATATCATGGAAGCCATTGGATCCGGCATGGTCATTCTGGTAGATGGTAGAAATATGACCGATACCAATCTGACTGATGTGGAAATGGGACAACCGGTTTCTATCAGCAATATGACGGTTCATGTAATGTGTGATGGTGATATTTATGACCTCCATGAACATAAACTGACCATTCATCATCCCAAGGTGATTCCCGTAGATTAA
- the cphA gene encoding cyanophycin synthetase: protein MKILGIQVLRGPNIWSIKRKKLIQMRLDLEEMEQYPTNLIDGFGERIEKLIPTLYTHRCSKGEPGGLLMRIEEGTWMGHVIEHIALEIQTLAGMDTGFGRTRQTKTEGIYNVVFSYLEEKAGLYAAESAVRIAEALIAGTDYDLEHDIQKMRELRELERLGPSTGSIVDEAISRDIPWIRLNKSSLVQLGYGKNQVRFRATMTERTNSIAVDIACNKDETKRLLQDSAIPVAKGVTIWNPEELEDAIKNVGYPLVFKPLDGNHGKGATINVKTDEAAKAAFEYAQQYSKKVIIEKFITGYDFRILVIDHQMVAAALRVPAHVTGNGQLSIQELIDKENLDPRRGYGHENVLTEISVDRDTLDLLAKKEYTLDTVPPQGEIVYLKSTANLSTGGTSIDVTDLVHPQNVFISERISRVIGLDICGIDIMAENLTQPLTENGGVVLEVNAAPGFRMHLAPSEGLPRNVAAPVIDMLYPPGKSTRIPIIAVTGTNGKTTTTRLIAHIVKSNGTRVGFTTSDGIYVQNTMLMKGDTTGPVSAEFILRDPTVEFAVLETARGGILRAGLGFNHCDIGVITNIQEDHLGISDIHTLDDLARVKSVIIGSVKRSGWGVLNADNKYCIKIANAADCNIAYFSMDEKNPVIVEHCKAGGIAAIYENGYITVKKGDWKIRVEKVTHVPLTFGGSVEFMIQNVLAATLATFLCGYKIEDIRMSLETFIPSAAQTPGRMNTFKFKEFKIMVDFAHNPDGFNGIKSYLKTVDATEHIGVISATGDRRDSDNLEIARISAQMFDKIIICQEKYLRGRPPQELIDLLITGIREVKPDMDIIINNNGDDCLKYIMATARSGSFFTILSDTIDDAIVKVTDYLDKEFGV, encoded by the coding sequence ATGAAAATATTAGGCATACAGGTGCTCCGCGGACCAAATATATGGTCTATCAAAAGAAAAAAATTAATTCAAATGCGACTGGACCTGGAGGAAATGGAACAGTATCCTACCAATTTGATTGACGGATTTGGAGAAAGAATCGAAAAATTAATCCCTACATTATATACACATCGCTGTTCCAAAGGCGAACCCGGAGGCTTACTCATGAGGATCGAAGAAGGAACCTGGATGGGCCATGTGATTGAACATATTGCCTTAGAAATCCAGACACTTGCTGGGATGGATACAGGATTTGGCAGAACACGCCAGACTAAAACTGAGGGTATTTACAATGTTGTTTTCAGCTATTTAGAAGAAAAAGCTGGTCTTTACGCTGCAGAATCGGCCGTAAGAATCGCGGAAGCATTAATTGCAGGCACAGACTACGACCTGGAACACGACATCCAAAAGATGCGCGAACTGAGGGAACTGGAACGTTTAGGCCCAAGTACAGGTTCTATCGTTGACGAAGCCATTTCAAGAGACATTCCATGGATCAGGTTAAATAAAAGCTCATTGGTGCAATTGGGTTACGGAAAAAATCAAGTCCGTTTCCGCGCTACCATGACCGAAAGAACAAACTCTATTGCAGTAGATATCGCCTGTAATAAGGATGAGACCAAGCGTTTACTTCAGGATTCAGCAATTCCCGTTGCAAAAGGGGTAACGATCTGGAATCCGGAAGAACTGGAAGATGCCATCAAAAATGTAGGCTACCCATTGGTATTCAAACCATTGGACGGAAACCATGGAAAAGGTGCTACGATTAACGTAAAGACTGATGAAGCTGCCAAAGCTGCTTTTGAATATGCACAGCAATATTCGAAGAAGGTCATTATTGAGAAGTTCATCACCGGTTATGATTTCAGAATTCTGGTGATCGACCATCAAATGGTCGCCGCAGCATTACGCGTTCCTGCACATGTGACTGGAAACGGTCAGCTGAGTATCCAGGAGCTCATCGACAAAGAAAATCTTGATCCAAGAAGAGGATACGGGCATGAAAATGTACTAACCGAAATCAGTGTAGACAGGGACACCCTGGACTTACTGGCTAAAAAAGAATATACACTGGATACCGTTCCTCCGCAAGGAGAAATCGTGTACCTGAAATCTACTGCCAACCTGAGTACAGGTGGAACTTCAATAGACGTAACAGACCTGGTTCACCCTCAAAATGTATTCATCTCTGAACGCATTTCCAGAGTAATCGGGCTGGACATCTGCGGCATTGATATCATGGCGGAAAATTTAACACAGCCACTTACAGAAAATGGAGGTGTAGTACTCGAAGTCAACGCAGCGCCAGGATTCAGAATGCACCTTGCCCCAAGCGAAGGCTTACCAAGGAATGTTGCTGCTCCAGTGATTGACATGTTATACCCTCCTGGAAAATCTACCAGAATCCCAATTATTGCGGTGACCGGCACCAATGGTAAGACAACCACTACCAGGCTAATCGCGCATATTGTGAAAAGTAATGGTACCAGAGTAGGTTTCACCACCTCTGACGGAATCTATGTACAAAATACGATGCTAATGAAAGGTGACACCACCGGACCTGTCAGCGCAGAGTTTATCCTAAGAGATCCTACCGTAGAATTTGCAGTACTGGAAACGGCAAGAGGAGGTATTCTTAGAGCAGGTCTGGGTTTCAACCACTGCGATATCGGGGTCATTACGAATATTCAGGAAGACCATCTTGGCATTTCCGACATTCATACGCTGGACGACCTGGCAAGAGTGAAATCTGTGATTATCGGATCTGTGAAGAGAAGTGGCTGGGGTGTGTTAAATGCAGACAATAAGTACTGCATTAAGATTGCCAATGCTGCAGATTGTAACATCGCCTATTTCAGTATGGACGAGAAAAACCCGGTCATAGTAGAACACTGTAAAGCTGGAGGTATTGCTGCTATTTATGAAAATGGATACATTACTGTAAAAAAAGGAGACTGGAAAATCAGGGTAGAAAAAGTAACTCATGTGCCTTTAACATTTGGTGGCAGTGTTGAATTTATGATCCAGAATGTCCTTGCGGCAACGCTTGCGACCTTCCTTTGCGGTTATAAAATTGAAGACATCAGGATGTCTTTGGAGACTTTCATTCCTTCTGCTGCACAAACACCGGGTAGGATGAATACTTTCAAATTTAAGGAGTTTAAAATCATGGTCGATTTTGCACACAATCCGGACGGTTTTAACGGGATCAAGTCTTACTTGAAAACGGTAGACGCGACAGAGCATATCGGCGTAATTTCTGCCACAGGCGATAGAAGAGATTCAGACAATTTAGAAATTGCCAGGATTTCGGCGCAGATGTTTGATAAGATCATTATATGTCAGGAGAAATACCTTCGTGGCAGACCTCCTCAGGAACTGATCGATTTATTGATCACTGGGATCCGTGAGGTGAAACCGGATATGGACATCATCATCAATAACAATGGGGATGACTGCTTGAAATATATTATGGCCACTGCGCGTTCCGGCTCGTTCTTCACGATTTTAAGTGACACGATTGACGATGCGATTGTAAAAGTAACAGATTACCTCGATAAAGAATTTGGGGTTTAA
- a CDS encoding DUF1543 domain-containing protein: protein MESPKLFMLMLGCTPPPRRIEQHDMLFSVASALKDLKQEILDCWPEAGEKIHVDAWREVTAVDSYQIEVVPAGTLKEAQEHKLFFMNLGGYKRNEFDEPHYKLLIVAPDMASAIQQAKQTAFYKHAGFEGASSHIDDKYGVDVDDAFEVADVLHESIKSNYELKITLKEGLPEDEIHLGYFKLSRL, encoded by the coding sequence ATGGAATCACCAAAACTGTTTATGCTGATGCTAGGCTGCACACCGCCGCCACGTCGGATTGAACAGCATGACATGCTGTTCTCTGTCGCATCGGCCTTAAAAGATCTGAAACAAGAAATTCTTGATTGCTGGCCCGAAGCAGGAGAAAAAATCCATGTAGACGCCTGGCGTGAAGTAACAGCTGTTGATAGCTATCAAATAGAAGTAGTGCCCGCTGGTACTTTAAAAGAAGCACAGGAGCACAAATTGTTTTTCATGAACCTTGGTGGCTATAAACGGAATGAGTTTGATGAGCCTCACTATAAGCTGCTCATTGTTGCTCCTGATATGGCAAGCGCCATACAGCAAGCCAAACAAACTGCATTTTACAAACATGCCGGCTTTGAGGGCGCAAGTTCTCATATTGATGATAAGTACGGTGTAGATGTAGATGATGCTTTTGAGGTGGCCGATGTATTGCATGAATCGATAAAAAGCAATTACGAACTGAAAATTACTTTGAAAGAAGGTTTGCCAGAGGATGAAATCCATTTGGGCTACTTTAAGCTGAGCAGACTTTAA
- a CDS encoding low molecular weight protein-tyrosine-phosphatase: protein MKILMVCLGNICRSPLAEGVMRHLVEAEGLDWQIASAGTGDWHINEPADKRSIAIAKKHGYDISKQRARHFNADHFEAFDKILVMDQQNEKDVLRLADEAHHREKVMLFLPENLEVADPYFDDKLFEPVFLQIEARCKQILEEIKAQS, encoded by the coding sequence ATGAAAATTCTAATGGTTTGCCTGGGCAATATCTGCCGTTCCCCGCTTGCGGAAGGCGTGATGCGCCATTTGGTGGAAGCAGAAGGTTTGGATTGGCAGATTGCTTCTGCTGGTACCGGCGACTGGCATATCAACGAGCCTGCCGATAAAAGAAGTATTGCTATCGCAAAAAAGCATGGCTATGACATCTCCAAACAAAGAGCCAGACACTTTAATGCGGATCACTTTGAAGCATTCGACAAAATTCTGGTGATGGATCAGCAGAACGAAAAAGATGTCTTGAGGCTCGCAGATGAAGCGCATCACCGTGAAAAAGTCATGCTTTTCTTACCAGAAAACCTGGAAGTTGCAGACCCTTATTTTGATGATAAATTGTTTGAACCGGTATTTTTGCAAATCGAAGCACGCTGCAAACAAATTCTGGAAGAAATAAAAGCCCAATCCTAA
- a CDS encoding S1/P1 nuclease, protein MNTKSIKRSLKVALTVAVMAYLPLNANAWGMLGHRIVGQVAESHLTKKALKGVRGVLGTESLAMASNWGDFIKSDTAYNYLYNWHFVNLPGGLDKQGVFNFLDTDHDANVYNKTLEMVAILKNQASTADQKVLAMRMLVHMVGDLNQPMHTARKEDLGGNKVYVTWFGEKSNLHRVWDEALIGYQQLSYTEYADAINHPTKEQLNAWKSNSLKDYVYGSYEACNRIYAETKPEAKLSYKYNYDFAGLLDAQLLKGGICLANILNEIYS, encoded by the coding sequence ATGAACACAAAATCGATCAAAAGATCATTGAAAGTTGCCCTAACCGTAGCAGTTATGGCATATCTACCTTTAAATGCAAATGCATGGGGAATGCTTGGTCACCGTATTGTTGGGCAAGTGGCTGAAAGTCACCTGACTAAAAAAGCCCTTAAAGGCGTAAGAGGTGTATTGGGTACAGAAAGCCTGGCCATGGCGAGTAACTGGGGCGATTTTATTAAATCTGATACCGCTTACAATTATTTGTACAACTGGCATTTTGTAAACCTTCCTGGTGGATTGGACAAACAAGGAGTATTTAATTTCCTGGATACAGACCATGATGCCAATGTGTACAACAAAACACTGGAAATGGTAGCCATCCTGAAAAACCAGGCCAGTACTGCAGATCAAAAAGTACTAGCGATGCGTATGCTGGTTCACATGGTAGGTGATTTAAATCAACCGATGCACACCGCGCGTAAGGAAGATCTTGGCGGCAATAAAGTATATGTAACCTGGTTTGGTGAAAAATCTAACCTGCACAGGGTTTGGGATGAAGCCTTAATCGGTTACCAGCAATTGAGCTATACAGAATATGCCGATGCAATTAACCACCCAACAAAAGAGCAGCTGAACGCTTGGAAAAGCAATTCTTTAAAAGACTATGTTTATGGTTCTTATGAAGCCTGCAATAGAATTTATGCAGAAACAAAACCTGAAGCGAAGCTGAGTTACAAATATAATTATGACTTTGCAGGCCTCCTGGATGCACAATTGCTAAAAGGTGGGATTTGCTTAGCCAACATTCTGAACGAAATTTATAGTTAA
- the fumC gene encoding class II fumarate hydratase, with translation MNFRTEHDTMGEVQVPADKYWGAQTERSRNNFKIGPEASMPKEIIHAFGYLKKAAALANTELGVLTAEKAALIATACDEVIAGALDEQFPLVIWQTGSGTQSNMNANEVIANRAHVLNGGTLADATKVLHPNDDVNKSQSSNDTYPTAMHIAAYKQAVEITIPGLEKLRHTLSGKVAEFSDIVKTGRTHFMDATPLTLGQEFSGYVQQIDNSVRAIKNALVMISELALGGTAVGTGLNTPKGYDVLVAAKIADLTGLPFVTAPNKFEALAAHDAMVELSAAYKRTAVALMKIGNDIRMLSSGPRCGIGEIIIPDNEPGSSIMPGKVNPTQPEALTMVCAQVMGNDVTVGIGGSNGHFELNVFKPVIAANVLQSGRLIGDACVSFNDKCAEGILPNLPEIKKHLENSLMLVTALNPHVGYENAAKIAKKAHKENKTLRAAAIELGLLTGEQFDEWVRPEDMVGSLK, from the coding sequence ATGAATTTTAGAACTGAACACGATACCATGGGTGAAGTGCAGGTACCTGCCGATAAATATTGGGGGGCTCAAACCGAACGTTCACGTAATAATTTTAAAATAGGCCCTGAAGCTTCGATGCCAAAGGAAATCATACATGCTTTTGGTTATTTGAAAAAAGCGGCAGCATTAGCAAATACAGAGTTAGGCGTGTTGACAGCAGAAAAAGCAGCATTGATTGCTACTGCTTGTGATGAAGTTATTGCAGGTGCTTTAGATGAGCAGTTTCCTTTAGTGATCTGGCAAACAGGTTCTGGAACGCAAAGTAATATGAACGCCAACGAGGTAATTGCCAATCGTGCACACGTGCTGAATGGTGGTACACTTGCTGATGCGACGAAAGTTTTGCACCCTAATGATGATGTGAACAAATCACAGTCTTCAAATGATACTTATCCAACGGCAATGCACATCGCGGCTTATAAACAAGCAGTAGAGATTACCATTCCAGGATTAGAAAAATTACGTCATACCCTGAGCGGTAAAGTTGCGGAATTCAGCGACATCGTAAAAACAGGCCGTACCCACTTTATGGATGCTACGCCATTGACATTGGGACAGGAATTTTCAGGATATGTACAGCAAATTGACAACAGCGTTAGAGCGATCAAAAATGCTTTAGTGATGATCTCTGAGCTTGCGCTTGGTGGTACTGCTGTAGGTACAGGATTGAATACGCCTAAAGGTTATGATGTGTTGGTCGCTGCTAAAATTGCAGACCTGACCGGACTTCCTTTTGTAACTGCTCCGAATAAATTTGAAGCTTTGGCAGCACATGATGCTATGGTAGAATTGTCGGCAGCTTACAAACGTACCGCTGTAGCTTTAATGAAAATTGGTAATGACATCAGAATGCTGAGCTCAGGCCCACGTTGTGGTATTGGTGAGATCATCATTCCAGACAATGAGCCAGGATCTTCTATCATGCCAGGAAAAGTAAACCCTACACAGCCAGAAGCATTGACTATGGTTTGTGCACAGGTCATGGGTAATGATGTAACCGTTGGTATCGGTGGCAGCAACGGTCATTTTGAACTGAATGTGTTCAAGCCGGTAATTGCAGCTAACGTATTACAATCCGGACGTTTAATTGGTGATGCCTGTGTGTCATTCAATGACAAATGTGCGGAAGGTATTTTACCAAACTTGCCAGAGATTAAAAAACATTTAGAGAACTCTCTGATGCTGGTTACTGCTTTAAACCCTCATGTAGGTTATGAAAATGCAGCTAAAATCGCTAAAAAAGCACATAAAGAAAACAAAACTCTACGCGCTGCAGCAATTGAATTGGGTTTACTAACCGGCGAGCAATTCGACGAGTGGGTACGTCCTGAAGATATGGTTGGCAGTTTAAAATAA